The following proteins are encoded in a genomic region of Neovison vison isolate M4711 chromosome 12, ASM_NN_V1, whole genome shotgun sequence:
- the LOC122891665 gene encoding C-type lectin domain family 12 member B-like, with protein sequence MPEEVTYATLKFPNASQVKTSQESYSLKRADNHEVPEMEMDGETENRAGGVESTPETAESRAVAGHSTRSKVWCTVAFISLTVNLVVLAGLGTLGLRYYWKLIFNNRTTNDIEQSNIQQLEENLMLCMNMYNNVSNGLIIFENMTQNILKELTNFTSEYCEELMKKEKDVQFHSCLESWMWYGNGSQGHAQMNTDSVLSMFSPFKKTNWEEGRVLKFCIVTFTDLTLAENSKVKNTTMGHTPNTTQLLETSRVTESTQRSRDGDSVIHDGH encoded by the exons ATGCCTGAAGAAGTGACTTACGCGACTCTCAAATTTCCAAATGCTTCCCAGGTGAAGACATCCCAGGAGAGCTACAGTCTCAAGAGAGCAG acaatcaTGAAGTTCCTGAAATGGAAATGGATGGCGAAACTGAAAACAGAGCAGGGGGAGTTGAGAGCACACCTGAGACGGCAGAGAGCAGAGCTGTGGCCG GACATAGCACTCGGTCAAAAGTATGGTGCACTGTTGCTTTCATTTCGTTGACTGTGAACCTGGTGGTGCTGGCTGGACTGGGGACACTGGGCCTGAGGT ATTATTGGAAACTCATCTTCAACAACAGAACAACAAATGATATTGAACAAAGCAATATACAACAGTTGGAAGAAAATTTAATGCTATGCATGAATATGTATAATAATGTCTCAAATGGGCTTatcatttttgaaaatatgacacaaaacattttaaaagagctGACAAACTTTACGTCAGAATACTGTGAAGAGttaatgaagaaggaaaaag ATGTTCAATTTCACTCATGTTTGGAATCATGGATGTGGTATGGAAATGGAAGCCAAGGTCATGCCCAGATGAATACGGACA GTGTTCTTTCGATGTTTTCTCCTTTCAAGAAGACAaactgggaagaaggaagggttttaaaattttgcattgtGACCT tcacAGATTTGACACTTGCTGAAAACAGCAAAGTTAAAAACACGACAATGGGACACACACCAAATACAACTCAACTCCTGGAAACAAGCAGGGTTACAGAAAGTACCCAAAGGTCCAGAGATGGGGACAGTGTCATtcatgatgggcattaa